In Lysinibacillus sp. 2017, the DNA window GATAACAAAGCATTATTCGAAGCGTTAAAGCAAGTGAATAATAACAATGCACAAGGCGAATATTATTTACCAGATGTCATTGAAATTTTACAAAAGCAAGGCGAAATCGTTTCAGCTTATGTAACAGATAACTTCGATGAAACATTAGGTGTAAATGATCGTTTCGCGTTATCACAAGCAGAAGAATTAATGCGTGCTCGTATTAATGAACGTCATATGCGTAACGGAGTAACAATTATTAACCCAGCAACAACGCATATTAGTGCGGATGCAGTCATCGGAAGTGACACAGTGATTTTACCTGGAGTAATCATTGAAGGCACAACAATCATTGGTGAAGATTGTAAAATTGGCCCAAACAGTCATATTGTTGATAGCCAAATTGGTGACGCAACAACCATTCATAGCTCGGTTATTTTAAATAGCCAAGTAGGCAGTGAAACAGCTGTTGGTCCGTATGCACACTTACGTCCAGACTCTTCATTAGGCGACCACGTAAAAGTTGGTAACTTTGTTGAAGTGAAGAAAAGTACTTTAGGTACTGGTACGAAAGTTTCACACTTAAGTTATATTGGTGATGCAGAAATCGGTAGCAATGTTAACATTGGCTGCGGTTCGATTACTGTTAATTATGACGGTAAAAATAAATTCAAAACGATTATTGAAGACGATGTATTTGTTGGATGTAATTCAAATTTAGTGGCACCTGTGAAGCTTGGTAAAGGGTCATTCATTGCTGCGGGTTCGACAATTACAAAAGAAGTTCCTGAAGACGCACTTGCCATTGGGCGTGCACGTCAAGAAAATAAGCAAGGCTATGTTAGTAAATTAAATTCAAAATAAAATTATTAAAAATACAGGAGGCCATCATGCCGTATCAATACGCTGACTCAAAATTAAAAATCTTCTCATTAAATTCAAACAATCCACTTGCAAAAGAGATTGCTGATGAAATGGGTGTAGAACTAGGGAAAACATCTGTAAAACACTTCAGTGATGGAGAAGTCCAAATTAGCATTGAAGAAAGTATTCGTGGATGTGACGTATTCATCGTTCAATCTACTTCTGCTCCTGTAAATGAGCATTTAATGGAACTTTTAATTATGGTTGATGCTGTTAAACGTGCATCTGCTCGCACAGTAAACGTTGTAATGCCTTACTATGGTTATGCACGTCAAGACCGTAAAGCAAAAGCACGTGAACCAATCACTGCTAAATTAGTAGCAAACTTACTTGAAACTGCTGGCGCAACTCGTGTTATCGTATTAGATTTACACGCACCTCAAATTCAAGGTTTCTTCGATATTTTAATCGACCACTTAGTAGCAGTACCATTACTAGCTGAATACTTCAGTTCAAAAGGTTTCAATGAGGATGAATTAATTATCGTTTCTCCAGACCACGGTGGTGTAACACGTGCTCGTAAAATGGCAGAGCGTTTAAAAGCACCAATCGCGATTATTGATAAACGTCGTCCAAAACCAAATGTAGCGGAAGTTATGAACATTGTTGGTAATGTTGAAGGTAAAGTGTGTATTTTAATCGATGATATTATCGATACGGCTGGCACAATTACAATTGGTGCTGAAGCATTAATTAAGAGCGGTGCAAAAGAAGTTTACGCTTGCTGTTCTCACCCAGTATTATCTGGTCCAGCAATCGAGCGTATTGAAAACTCTTCGATTAAAGAATTGATTGTAACAAACACAATTCAATTAAACAAAGAAAAGCTTTCTCCAAAAATTAAGCAAATTTCAGTTGCTAAATTAATGGCAGATGCAATCTCTCGTGTTTACGAAAACAAATCTGTAAGTACATTATTTGATTAATTAATAATTTTTAGCAGCCTAGGAGCGCAGGTTCCTAGGCTGCTTTTTTGGTATTAAGGGAATTTTAAGCACCTTTTTCAAGTCATATGTTTAAATTACCTGCCAATAGGGAAAACATACTCCTGTACTACTATTTAAGGGGGACAATGAAGATGATGACAGTATTACAAGCAAAAAAGCGTGAGTCTGGAAAGCGTTCAACATTAAGCCAACTTAGAAAAGATGGTCAGTTAGCAGCAGTGCTATATGGTTATCAAATGGAGTCTACGCCGATTTCGTTGAGTTATAAAGAAACGGCCAAAGTAGTTCAAAAACATGGCTATACAAGTGTATTTAAAATTGATGTTGATGGTAAAAAGGTCAATGCTGTAATGACAGACATGCAACGTGACGCACTAAGAGGACATGTAAAGCACGTTGACTTCCTTGCAATCAATATGAAAGAAGAATTAGAAGTTGATGTGCCAATCACATTAACAGGTACCTCTATCGGTGTCAAAGAAGGTGGCGTATTAACGCAACCAAATCATACGCTTAAAGTAAAAGTGAAACCAAGTGATATGCCAGATACGATTGAAATAGATGTATCTGAATTAGCAGTTGGCGATACGTTATTTGTGGGTAATGTACGTGATCAATTTAAAGATTTTGTTATTCTTACTGAAGATGATTACACATTAGCAACAGTGACACCGCCAGCACCACAAGTAGAAGAAGCCGACCCAAGTGCTGATAATGTAACGGCTGATGACGTTAAAGTAATAGGTGAAAAACAAGGTCGAGAAGATTAATTGAAAACTACCGCCGCTCTCATTAGTTTGAGGGCGGTTTTTTGATGTAAGTAAAATAAAACTTCGACATCCGAAGGGAAATCAGTATAATGAGGGGAGAAAAGCAAATATTAAGATAATTAGAGGGCATAATGAGAACTTACAATGAAAAAATGAGTATCTATCACGGGATGGCGTCAGCAGTTGCGACAAATACGTCGAATAGCTACATTCCCATTTTTGCGATGACCATTTTAGGAGCGACGAACTATCAAGTTGGGTTGATTAGTTCTTTACCACCTTTAATCACGTTGCTGATGACGTTACCAGCAGCGATTTTATTAAACCGAGCTATTGAACAAAAAAGATTGGTGGCATTTTCAGTTTTAGCAGCACGTTTTGTCTTTTTGCTTATTGCGTTTATTAGCTATGTGCCAGGAAACTTTGGCTCATGGCTTTTACTTGGACTTATTGCGGCGATGAGTATCCCAAATACAATGGTCAATATGGGGTGGCAATCTTTTATCGGCAATCTTATCGATGAACATCGACGTGCCCAATTTTTCAGTGATCGGAATCGTCTACTTACGATTGTTGGACTAATTGTTACGTTAATTATTGGTGTTGTGATGAAAGATACAACAGCAAGTACAATGACGTATCAAATTTTATTTACATTTACATTTTTAGTAGGAATTGTGGAGTTGTACTTTTTAATGAAGCATGAAGAGCCGGTTCGAGCGGTAGCACAAGATAAGAAACGTGCGATGGATTGGTCGATTTTTAAAAACAATCAATACGTGTTATTTTTAGTCATTGCGTTAGTCTTTAACTTCGGTTGGCAAATGGCATGGGGATTATTTAATATTTACAATATCCGTTATGCAGGAGCAACGATTTTTTGGGTGAGTATGTTTAATGTTGGGAGTATGGTTACACAGATTTTATCTTTTTCATTGTGGCGGAAGTGGTCACAAAAATACGGCAATATGCGTGTATTTATATGGGTTGCATTTGGGATGTCAACTGCACCGTTATTAACGGTTCTTTCAACCAATCATTATTATTTGGTAGCGATGAACGTGCTCTCTGGGTTTTTCATATCTGGAACCGTACTAATTTTATTCAATCTATTATTGGAAAACTCACCGCAAGAAGTACGCACATATTGCATCACATCTTACAATGTCTTACTGGCAATTATCGCTTTTTCATCTCCACAAATCGGAATTTGGTTACTTGAAACGTACTCCATGAATACTTCGATGTATGTATCCACGACGATGCGTTTTTTAGCAGCAATTGGCTTTTTACTTTTATATAGTATTCGAAAAAAACGAGCAACAGCGGTGTAATCCATTCAATCCGAGATACATACTTTTCAGTGGAAACTATGATAAAATAAAGGCGATTAGAGAAAAAGGATGCGATTACTAGTGAAATTAATTATTGGTTTAGGAAATCCGGGTAAACCATATGAACATACACGTCATAATGTTGGATTTGATGTGATCGATGAATTAGCAAATAAGTGGAATGCACCATTAAATCAATCAAAGTTTAATGGCATGTATGCGAGCGTACATCGTCCTGAAGGAAAAGTTATTTTATTAAAACCTCTTACGTATATGAACTTATCAGGTGAGAGTGTGCGTCCCGTAATGGATTATTTTGATATAGATGTAGAAGATATTATCGTCATTTATGATGATTTAGATTTAGAAACGGGTAAATTACGTTTACGTGGTAAAGGGAGTGCAGGTGGACATAATGGCATTAAGTCATTAATTCAGCATTTAGGCACGCAAGAATTTAACCGAATTCGCGTTGGGGTAAATCGCCCACCAGCAGGCATGCAAGTGGCAGATTATGTTCTTTCGAAGTTTTCAAAAG includes these proteins:
- the glmU gene encoding bifunctional UDP-N-acetylglucosamine diphosphorylase/glucosamine-1-phosphate N-acetyltransferase GlmU, with protein sequence MTNIFAVILAAGQGTRMKSKLYKVLHPVCGKPMVEHVIDHIGSLNVERIVTVVGHGAELVKETLGDKSEYVLQAEQLGTAHAVQQAEPILGDLEGTTLVVCGDTPLIRPETMQALFAHHEAQSAKATILTAVAENPTGYGRILRDSQGQVAQIVEQKDATQEQQRVKEINTGTYCFDNKALFEALKQVNNNNAQGEYYLPDVIEILQKQGEIVSAYVTDNFDETLGVNDRFALSQAEELMRARINERHMRNGVTIINPATTHISADAVIGSDTVILPGVIIEGTTIIGEDCKIGPNSHIVDSQIGDATTIHSSVILNSQVGSETAVGPYAHLRPDSSLGDHVKVGNFVEVKKSTLGTGTKVSHLSYIGDAEIGSNVNIGCGSITVNYDGKNKFKTIIEDDVFVGCNSNLVAPVKLGKGSFIAAGSTITKEVPEDALAIGRARQENKQGYVSKLNSK
- a CDS encoding ribose-phosphate diphosphokinase; protein product: MPYQYADSKLKIFSLNSNNPLAKEIADEMGVELGKTSVKHFSDGEVQISIEESIRGCDVFIVQSTSAPVNEHLMELLIMVDAVKRASARTVNVVMPYYGYARQDRKAKAREPITAKLVANLLETAGATRVIVLDLHAPQIQGFFDILIDHLVAVPLLAEYFSSKGFNEDELIIVSPDHGGVTRARKMAERLKAPIAIIDKRRPKPNVAEVMNIVGNVEGKVCILIDDIIDTAGTITIGAEALIKSGAKEVYACCSHPVLSGPAIERIENSSIKELIVTNTIQLNKEKLSPKIKQISVAKLMADAISRVYENKSVSTLFD
- a CDS encoding 50S ribosomal protein L25/general stress protein Ctc — its product is MMTVLQAKKRESGKRSTLSQLRKDGQLAAVLYGYQMESTPISLSYKETAKVVQKHGYTSVFKIDVDGKKVNAVMTDMQRDALRGHVKHVDFLAINMKEELEVDVPITLTGTSIGVKEGGVLTQPNHTLKVKVKPSDMPDTIEIDVSELAVGDTLFVGNVRDQFKDFVILTEDDYTLATVTPPAPQVEEADPSADNVTADDVKVIGEKQGRED
- a CDS encoding MFS transporter — its product is MRTYNEKMSIYHGMASAVATNTSNSYIPIFAMTILGATNYQVGLISSLPPLITLLMTLPAAILLNRAIEQKRLVAFSVLAARFVFLLIAFISYVPGNFGSWLLLGLIAAMSIPNTMVNMGWQSFIGNLIDEHRRAQFFSDRNRLLTIVGLIVTLIIGVVMKDTTASTMTYQILFTFTFLVGIVELYFLMKHEEPVRAVAQDKKRAMDWSIFKNNQYVLFLVIALVFNFGWQMAWGLFNIYNIRYAGATIFWVSMFNVGSMVTQILSFSLWRKWSQKYGNMRVFIWVAFGMSTAPLLTVLSTNHYYLVAMNVLSGFFISGTVLILFNLLLENSPQEVRTYCITSYNVLLAIIAFSSPQIGIWLLETYSMNTSMYVSTTMRFLAAIGFLLLYSIRKKRATAV
- the pth gene encoding aminoacyl-tRNA hydrolase, whose amino-acid sequence is MKLIIGLGNPGKPYEHTRHNVGFDVIDELANKWNAPLNQSKFNGMYASVHRPEGKVILLKPLTYMNLSGESVRPVMDYFDIDVEDIIVIYDDLDLETGKLRLRGKGSAGGHNGIKSLIQHLGTQEFNRIRVGVNRPPAGMQVADYVLSKFSKDDRVVVNEAISKSCDAVEMALSKPFSEVMNHFNGA